Within Kineothrix sp. MB12-C1, the genomic segment CTTTGCACTCTGCGAATGGTTTCCGACCATTCTGAGGGAACCTTTGAGCGCCTCCGATACCCTTTCGGAGGCGACCGCCCCAGTCAAACTCCCCGCCAGACATTGTCCCGGAACCAGTTTCATGGCTCTCGGTTAGAAATCCAATACGGTAAGGGTGGTATCCCAACAGCGGCTCCATAGAGACTGGCGTCTCTACTTCTTTGCCTCCCACCTATCCTGTACATACAGCATCGAATCCCAGTATCAAGCTGGAGTAAAGCTCCATGGGGTCTTTCCGTCCTGGCGCAGGTAACCAGCATCTTCACTGGTACTTCAATTTCACCGGGTGCATTGTTGAGACAGCGCTCAAATCATTACGCCTTTCGTGCGGGTCGGAACTTACCCGACAAGGAATTTCGCTACCTTAGGACCGTTATAGTTACGGCCGCCGTTTACTGGGGCTTAAATTCAAGGCTTCACGTTAGTTGACCTCTCCTCTTAACCTTCCAGCACCGGGCAGGCGTCAGCCCATATACTTCACCTTCCGGTTTTGCATAGACCTGTGTTTTTGCTAAACAGTTGCTTGAGCCTATTCTCTGCGGCCCCATCTCTGGGGCACCCCTTCTCCCGAAGTTACGGGGTCATTTTGCCGAGTTCCTTAACAATGCTTCTCCCGCCGGCCTTAGGATTCTCTCCTCATCCACCTGTGTCGGTTTACGGTACGGGTACAGGACGAACAATAGCAGCTTTTCTTGGCACATGGCCCGCATGCTTCGCTACTTCATTTCGCTCCGCATCACGCCTTTGGATTGATAAGGGGATTTGCCTCCTTATCTCCTACTTCGCTTGCACCGGCTTTTCCTTTTCCGGCCCATGCTTTCCACATGCGTCCCTACAGTTCTGTCATCCTGCAGTACAGGAATTTCCACCTGTTATCCATCGACTACGCATTTCTGCCTCGCCTTAGGCCCCGACTTACCCAGGGCAGATCAGCTTTACCCTGGAATCCTTGGATATTCGGCCAAGAGGATTCTCACCTCTTTCTCGCTACTCATTCCGGCATTCTCTCTTCCTGAAACTCCACGGCTCCTCACGGTACCGCTTCTTCGCTTCAGCAATGCTCCTCTACCAAGCATGCCTTACGCATGCTTCCTAAGCTTCGGTGGTGTGTTTCAGCCCCGGACATTTTCGGCGCAGGACCTCTCGACTAGTGAGCTATTACGCACTCTTTGAATGGATGGCTGCTTCTGAGCCAACATCCTAGTTGTCTTTGAAATCCCACATCCTTTTCCACTTAACACACACTTTGGGACCTTAGCTGTAGGTCTGGGCTCTTTCCCTTTTGACTGCCCAACTTATCTCGTGCAGTCTGACTCCCGTATAACATCTGTACGGCATTCGGAGTTTGATAACCTTCGGTAAGCTTTGACGCCCCCTAGGGTATTCAGTGCTCTACCTCCGCCAGATTCATACGAGGCTAGCCCTAAAGCTATTTCGAGGAGAACCAGCTATCTCCGGGTTCGATTGGAATTTCTCCCCTATCCACACCTCATCCCCACCCTTTTCAACGGATGTGGGTTCGGTCCTCCATTGCCTTTTACGGCAACTTCAACCTGGACATGGATAGATCACCCGGTTTCGGGTCTGCACATACTGACTATGGCGTCAACTTAGTTGACGTTTGGCGCCCTATTAAGACTCGGTTTCCCTTCGGCTCCACACCTTAAGTGCTTAACCTTGCCAGTATCCGCAACTCGCCGGACCGTTCTACAAAAAGTACGCGGTCCCACCTTAACGTGGTCCCACAGCTTGTAAACACAGGGTTTCAGGTTCTCTTTCACTCCCCTCCCGGGGTCCTTTTCACCTTTCCTTCACAGTACTATACACTATCGGTCACTGAGGAGTATTTAGCCTTACGGGGTGGTCCCCGCTCATTCCCACAAGGTTTCTCGTGTCTCGTGGTACTCTGGATCCTGCGCTGTCGCTTCCGGGTTCGCTTACGGGGCTTTCACCCTCTCTGGCTGGTCTTTCCAGGACCATTCTGCTTCCTTCTTCGAATCAGACTATGCAGTCCGAACCCCGGAGTGCACGCACTCCGGTTTGGGCTCTTTCCGGTTCGCTCGCCGCTACTTCGGAAATCACGGTTGTTTTCTTCTCCTCCGGCTACTTAGATGTTTCAGTTCACCGGGTTCCCTTCCTTACGCTATGTATTTACGTAAGGATACATAAGGTCTTCTTATGTGGGTTTCCCCATTCAGATATCTGCGGATCGTAGGATATTTGCTCCTCCCCGCAGCTTTTCGCAGCTTATCACGTCTTTCTTCGGCTCTCAGTGCCAAGGCATCCTCCCTGTGCTCTTTCTTGCTTAACCTTAATAAGTCAGAGCTTCCTGCACTCTATGAGTGCCCTCCCCTCTTTCTTACCGGACATCTAGCGTGATGTCCTCGGCTGGTCCGCTGTCCTCATACATCGATCCTTAAATCGACCTATCATTTCAGCTCTTCTCATGAAAGGCAGTCGTCCTGTCTTTCCATCAGAAGGTAAATCTATTTGAGTTCTAAACTCATTGTTTGGCCATCGTAACTTTCATCACGATGGACCTCGGATGTCTTTGATACTTGATTGTTTTTTGGTATTCGGTTTTCAAGGTACAAATTTGTCTGTTATGACACTTGACTGTTTTATCAGCCATTAAAAATTAAAAGTTATTTTAATCTTTAATCACTGGTAAAACCAGTTTATGAAATTTGATTGAAATCCAAACTTCATTTTATATGAAAGCCTTTAGGCTTTATTTACATAATTAATCTGGCAGCCACCTGCTCTCCCATGCCGTCTCCAGCATAGTACCATCGGCCGCTTAAGTCTTAACCTTCGTGTTCGGGATGAGAACGGGTGTCTCCCCTAAGCGCATCGCCACCAGATATGTTTCTGAGTATTCTCTACTCATTCGCTTCGATTCTTAGTGCTTTCCCACTCTTCCTCAACAGCTAAACAGTAATGCAACCCCTACTTCTTCTTCCTTAGAAAGGAGGTGATCCAGCCGCACCTTCCGATACGGCTACCTTGTTACGACTTCACCCCAGTTATCAGACCTGCCTTCGGCTGCTCCTTCCCTCATCGCTGAGCACGACCGACACGTATCTTTTTTTCTCGAATATAACGAAACTCTCTTTGTTCCTTTCGTTATCTCCTGATACGGTCATGCTTACCGATGAGGGTTAGGTCACAGACTTCGGGCATTTCCGACTCCCATGGTGTGACGGGCGGTGTGTACAAGACCCGGGAACGTATTCACCGCGACATTCTGATTCGCGATTACTAGCGATTCCAGCTTCATGTAGTCGAGTTGCAGACTACAATCCGAACTGAGACGTGTTTTTTGGGATTTGCTCCAGGTCACCCCTTCGCTTCCCTCTGTTCACGCCATTGTAGCACGTGTGTAGCCCAAATCATAAGGGGCATGATGATTTGACGTCATCCCCACCTTCCTCCGGGTTATCCCCGGCAGTCTCTCTAGAGTTCCCATCTTACTGCTGGCTACTAAAGATAAGGGTTGCGCTCGTTGCGGGACTTAACCCAACATCTCACGACACGAGCTGACGACAACCATGCACCACCTGTCTCCAATGCCCCGAAGGGAACATACATTACATATGCTGTCATTGGGATGTCAAGACTTGGTAAGGTTCTTCGCGTTGCTTCGAATTAAACCACATGCTCCACCGCTTGTGCGGGTCCCCGTCAATTCCTTTGAGTTTCATTCTTGCGAACGTACTCCCCAGGTGGATTACTTATTGCGTTTGCTGCGGCACCGAAGGCTTATAAGCCCCCGACACCTAGTAATCATCGTTTACGGCGTGGACTACCAGGGTATCTAATCCTGTTTGCTCCCCACGCTTTCGAGCCTCAACGTCAGTTACAGTCCAGTAAGACGCCTTCGCCACTGGTGTTCCTCCTAATATCTACGCATTTCACCGCTACACTAGGAATTCCTCTTACCTCTCCTGCACTCTAGCCAGGCAGTTTCCAAAGCAGTCCCGGGGTTGAGCCCCGGGCTTTCACTCCAGACTTGCCCTGCCGTCTACGCTCCCTTTACACCCAGTAAATCCGGATAACGCTTGCCCCCTACGTATTACCGCGGCTGCTGGCACGTAGTTAGCCGGGGCTTCTTAGTCAGGTACCGTCATTTTCTTCCCTGCTGATAGAGCTTTACGTACCGAAATACTTCTTCACTCACGCGGCGTCGCTGCATCAGGGTTTCCCCCATTGTGCAATATTCCCCACTGCTGCCTCCCGTAGGAGTTTGGGCCGTGTCTCAGTCCCAATGTGGCCGGTCACCCTCTCAGGCCGGCTACTGATCGTCGCCTTGGTGGGCCTCTACCCCACCAACTAGCTAATCAGACGCGGGTCCATCCTGTACCACCGGAGTTTTTCACACTGCTTCATGCGAAGCTGTGCGCTTATGCGGTATTAGCACCTATTTCTAAGTGTTATCCCCCGGTACAGGGCAGGTTGCCCACGCGTTACTCACCCGTCCGCCACTAAGTTATATATCTTCCATCCGAAAACTTCCATTATATAACTCCGTTCGACTTGCATGTGTTAGGCACGCCGCCAGCGTTCATCCTGAGCCAGGATCAAACTCTCATGTTAAAGTTTGCCCGGTCCAAAATCAACTTTGGCTTTAAATCCTTGCTAATTTTTTCCCGTAATCTCACATCTGCTCCTTGCGGTGCTTCTGTGCGATTCTTTTACTGTTTTTTAGGTTGTTCTTCTGAATTTTCTCTTTGGGCTCTTTCTGCAAAAGCAGAGGCCCGTTTTAGAATTTTCAGGGTTGCATTACTGTTTACTTGTCAAGGTTCTGTGTTTCTTAAGTTCGGTTTGTTTTGTCTTTCGTTTCAGACGCAACTTTGATATCTTATCATGTGCATTTCGGAAAGTCAATACCTTTTTGAACTTTTTTGAAACTTTTTCTTTTTTAACTCGTCCATCGTTTTTGACGACGTGTTTTATTGTAGCACCATTCGCTATCAATTGTCAAGCAATATTTTGTATTTTTTTATTATTTATAATCAAGTATAATATATTAAATACAAATCACTTTTTAATTGTCATTTGAAGAACAACTTCCGATTTGACAGGTTATTTCTCCAACAAATCTTGCTCTTTTCTGCAAGGTGCTTTGCTAGTATACTCAAATTTTTGACAAATGTCAACACCTTTTTAATACTTTTATTTCAAAAAAGGAATTGTAGCATAAATGCACTATTTTAGAAGTACAGCCATAGTGTATCCACAATATTACTTTATAAACTCTGAGGCTTATCTTTAATGTATATTTATATAATTATATAATTAAGAAATAACAGCATTACCATTTTCGAGATTTATCATTATATGCAAAAAGAAGTATCGCTCACGATACTTCTTTCGGGTTTTGGTAATTAAGCGGAGAAAGAGGGATTTGAACCCTCGCGCCGCGCAAGCGACCTACACCCTTAGCAGGGGCGCCTCTTCAGCCTCTTGAGTATTTCTCCATAATCTGAATTTCCTTACGCAATTTTATTAAAACAAATTCACGCTTACCAATATTAAGTTTGCGTCAATTGATAACGCAAGTGTTATTATACCTAAGTGCCTTTTATTTGTCAATTAATTTTTCAAACTTATTTCTGTCTTTTTCTACCCCTCACTTATTGGCCCCTTCTCACTATATATATTGAGCCATGGCCTTTTCTATACGGCATTTTACTTCTGCTGCTATTTCTACCGTCTTCATATCTTTATACTCTTCATAATATAGAGGAGGCAGATATATAATCTTAACTGTTAGTGCCTTTATAGACTTTTCATCGAAAGGCTTAAATGCATCGATTAGAACACAGGGGACGATTGGGCATTTTGCTTTAACTGCACTCTTAAAGCTTCCCCCTTTAAAATTCAGAAGTTGATTACCCTGACGGCTTCTCGTCCCTTCCGCAAAAATAAGAAAGTTCCTGCCAGTCTTAACCTCCTGCGTTACCTGCTGTATCACTTGCATGGACTGACGTATATCTTCCCTATCTATGGCAATAGAGCCGAGCGCTTCTACTACTTGTTTCAATAATATGATATTTCTTGCTTCTTTTTTAATGACAAACGCAAAGGGCACCGGGCAAG encodes:
- a CDS encoding lysophospholipid acyltransferase family protein yields the protein MYRIIMMAVRLFLKTPYYLFLIWWYGKNPKKTYEDSYAIVKRTTKAANRAGKVKIESYGLENIPKENGFILFPNHQGLYDMLAILESCPVPFAFVIKKEARNIILLKQVVEALGSIAIDREDIRQSMQVIQQVTQEVKTGRNFLIFAEGTRSRQGNQLLNFKGGSFKSAVKAKCPIVPCVLIDAFKPFDEKSIKALTVKIIYLPPLYYEEYKDMKTVEIAAEVKCRIEKAMAQYI